One genomic window of Isachenkonia alkalipeptolytica includes the following:
- the thiW gene encoding energy coupling factor transporter S component ThiW, giving the protein MNTRKLTTAALLITVGVLSAHLISIPIGVSRVFPVQHALNVLAAVLFGPYYAVVVAFVTSLLRNILGTGSLLAFPGSIFGAYLAGLLFLATKKSIFALGGEIFGTGILGALAAYPIARYLLGAEVAVFFYIGPFALSSIVGAVIGYIIYKLMEQSGVIKFYHQQGGR; this is encoded by the coding sequence ATGAACACAAGAAAACTAACCACCGCCGCCCTGCTGATTACCGTAGGGGTTCTCAGTGCCCATCTTATTTCCATTCCCATCGGCGTGTCCCGGGTATTTCCCGTACAACATGCTCTCAATGTGTTGGCCGCCGTCCTCTTCGGCCCTTATTATGCCGTCGTCGTGGCTTTTGTAACCTCCCTGCTTCGAAATATTTTAGGAACCGGTTCCCTGCTGGCCTTTCCCGGCAGTATCTTCGGTGCCTACCTGGCCGGCCTGTTGTTTCTGGCAACGAAAAAGTCTATCTTCGCCCTGGGGGGAGAAATTTTCGGCACGGGAATCCTGGGCGCCCTGGCGGCCTATCCCATCGCCCGGTATTTGTTAGGGGCAGAGGTTGCCGTGTTTTTTTACATCGGCCCCTTCGCCCTAAGCTCCATCGTCGGAGCCGTCATCGGCTACATCATCTATAAGCTGATGGAACAATCCGGCGTAATAAAATTCTATCACCAACAAGGAGGCAGGTAA
- a CDS encoding arsenate reductase ArsC: protein MKKKVAFVCVHNSCRSQMAEGWAKKLGSHVLEVYSAGTEAYPELKPGAVKVMEEAGVDMSGQYPKLLTEIPQELDILITMGCNVVCPFVPNNHSEDWGLDDPSGGPIEGFRETRDLIKAKVEDLIHKVEKGEI from the coding sequence ATGAAAAAGAAAGTGGCTTTTGTATGCGTTCATAATTCCTGTCGCTCACAAATGGCGGAAGGCTGGGCAAAGAAACTGGGCTCCCATGTACTGGAAGTCTATTCTGCTGGAACGGAAGCATACCCGGAACTAAAGCCGGGGGCGGTGAAAGTCATGGAAGAGGCAGGGGTGGATATGAGCGGACAATATCCCAAGCTTCTGACGGAGATTCCCCAGGAATTGGATATTTTAATCACCATGGGTTGCAATGTGGTTTGTCCCTTTGTTCCCAATAACCACAGCGAAGATTGGGGCCTGGACGACCCCTCCGGGGGACCCATTGAAGGCTTTCGAGAAACCCGGGATCTGATTAAGGCCAAGGTGGAGGATTTGATCCACAAGGTGGAAAAAGGAGAAATTTAA
- a CDS encoding ABC-F family ATP-binding cassette domain-containing protein: protein MSILTVKNLSHGFGDRAIFHEVSFRLLKGEHIGLIGANGEGKSSFMNMITGKLQPDEGEIQWAKKVRVGYLDQHTVLEKGETIREVLRGAFQYLFDMEKEMNEICEKMGEASPGELETLMEDMGNIQDMLTNNDFYTIDGKVEEVAKGLGLSDVGLEKDVHDLSGGQRTKVLLAKLLLEKPDILLLDEPTNFLDEEHIQWLKRYLQDYENAFILISHDISFLNSVINLIYHMENQKLHRYVGDYEEFQKVYQAKKQQLEAAYKKQQQEIDGLKDFVARNKARVATRNMAMSRQKKLDKMEKIELPQEKPKPEFHFKQGRTSGKLLFETKDLVIGYDEPLTKPLNLRMERGEKIALTGANGLGKTTLLRSILGEIDPVEGSVDKGENLGIGYFEQETKEANYNTCIEEIWKEFPSLNQHEVRSSLAKCGLTTKHIESKMVVLSGGENAKVRLCKLLNRETNLLILDEPTNHLDVDAKEELKRALKAYKGSVLLISHEPEFYREVTTDIWNCENWTTKIS from the coding sequence ATGAGTATTTTAACGGTAAAGAATTTAAGCCATGGTTTCGGAGACCGGGCCATCTTTCATGAGGTATCCTTCCGACTATTAAAGGGAGAACATATCGGTCTGATCGGTGCCAATGGCGAAGGAAAGTCCAGTTTTATGAATATGATCACCGGAAAACTGCAGCCCGATGAAGGGGAAATTCAGTGGGCGAAAAAAGTCCGGGTGGGGTATCTGGACCAGCACACGGTACTGGAAAAAGGAGAAACCATACGAGAGGTACTAAGGGGCGCATTTCAATACCTGTTTGATATGGAAAAAGAGATGAATGAAATCTGTGAGAAAATGGGAGAGGCCTCTCCCGGGGAACTGGAAACCTTAATGGAGGACATGGGCAACATTCAGGATATGTTGACCAATAATGATTTTTACACCATCGACGGAAAAGTGGAAGAGGTGGCCAAGGGCCTGGGTCTTAGTGATGTAGGGCTGGAAAAGGACGTACACGATCTTAGCGGCGGACAACGGACGAAGGTGCTACTGGCCAAGCTGCTGTTGGAAAAGCCGGATATTTTATTATTGGATGAGCCCACCAACTTCCTAGATGAGGAACATATTCAGTGGCTGAAACGATATTTACAGGACTACGAAAACGCCTTCATCCTGATCTCCCATGACATATCCTTTTTAAACAGTGTAATCAACCTGATCTATCATATGGAGAATCAGAAACTGCACCGCTATGTGGGAGACTACGAGGAATTTCAAAAGGTGTATCAGGCGAAAAAGCAACAGTTGGAGGCGGCCTATAAAAAGCAGCAGCAGGAAATTGACGGATTGAAGGATTTTGTAGCAAGAAATAAGGCCCGGGTGGCCACAAGAAATATGGCTATGTCCCGGCAGAAAAAGCTGGATAAAATGGAGAAGATCGAACTTCCCCAGGAGAAACCGAAGCCGGAATTTCATTTTAAGCAAGGGAGAACCTCGGGAAAACTGCTCTTTGAAACAAAGGACCTTGTTATCGGTTATGACGAACCCCTGACCAAGCCCTTGAATCTTCGGATGGAACGGGGGGAGAAAATTGCCTTAACCGGAGCCAACGGACTGGGAAAAACCACGTTGCTTCGAAGTATTTTAGGGGAGATTGATCCCGTGGAGGGATCCGTGGATAAGGGAGAAAATCTGGGAATCGGCTATTTTGAACAGGAAACCAAGGAAGCCAATTACAACACCTGTATCGAAGAGATCTGGAAGGAGTTTCCCTCACTGAATCAGCACGAAGTTCGTTCTTCCTTGGCAAAGTGTGGCCTGACCACAAAGCATATTGAAAGCAAAATGGTGGTTCTAAGCGGCGGAGAAAACGCGAAGGTCCGTTTATGTAAGCTGTTGAATCGGGAAACCAATCTGTTGATTCTTGATGAGCCCACCAATCACTTGGATGTGGATGCCAAGGAGGAATTAAAACGTGCCTTAAAGGCCTACAAAGGCAGTGTGCTGTTGATCTCCCATGAGCCGGAATTTTACCGGGAAGTGACCACCGACATTTGGAACTGTGAAAACTGGACCACGAAAATATCCTAA
- a CDS encoding glycosyltransferase, with protein sequence MTSAKKRIIILSPPFYSHFHPLKTLGKALKAQGAQVGVACSEGFRREIEAAGLRFYPLNINTNQNTGIAKNTDQDREEKKRLEEFFEATYHGPVKTLITQGEHRIRDMFSNPGELIHALRKLQETQEGDLFIVDQLSYGATLALIGLEIPFITFCPPHPATIQSKEGVNGLTEHWPAVLEPSEEEKRELKNKQEEVNQRFRKAFTEVFHHHFPHREIPGGFFESPFSLTSPRGVLFNYPSFPDDGHSKGKERERGVPAYYLHYCFEPEELKEPLRSRVKKEPGRKVLISFGTFLSERRDVIERLMEGFLDQEDDWHIYVAVGGNSEFFNRFDSRRVTKASFLPQKALMPHMDLVVHHGGANSFTETLYYGKPMMILPFSSDQFAVAFDAQENKIGAVLDPNHITKEAFDAAMEKLRSREVNQALQFWREKAVEKGPRKGARWILELMS encoded by the coding sequence ATGACAAGTGCTAAGAAAAGAATCATCATTTTAAGTCCCCCCTTTTACTCCCACTTTCACCCCTTGAAAACCCTGGGGAAAGCCTTGAAAGCTCAGGGAGCCCAAGTGGGAGTCGCCTGCAGTGAAGGCTTTCGAAGGGAGATTGAAGCCGCGGGACTACGGTTTTATCCGTTAAATATTAATACAAACCAAAATACGGGGATCGCAAAAAACACGGACCAGGACCGGGAGGAAAAAAAGCGCCTGGAGGAATTCTTCGAAGCCACCTACCATGGGCCGGTGAAAACCCTGATCACCCAAGGGGAGCACCGTATCCGGGATATGTTTTCCAATCCCGGGGAGCTGATCCATGCTCTTAGAAAGCTGCAGGAAACCCAGGAGGGGGATCTCTTTATTGTGGATCAATTATCCTACGGGGCCACTTTGGCCTTGATCGGTCTGGAAATTCCCTTTATCACCTTCTGTCCCCCCCATCCGGCAACCATCCAATCCAAAGAAGGGGTGAACGGATTGACGGAGCATTGGCCGGCGGTGCTGGAACCATCAGAGGAAGAAAAGCGGGAGCTGAAAAATAAGCAGGAGGAAGTAAACCAACGCTTTCGGAAGGCCTTTACCGAGGTTTTTCATCACCATTTTCCCCACCGGGAAATCCCCGGAGGGTTCTTCGAAAGTCCTTTTTCCCTAACCTCCCCCAGGGGAGTGCTGTTTAATTATCCCAGCTTTCCCGACGATGGTCATTCCAAGGGAAAGGAGAGGGAAAGAGGGGTTCCGGCCTACTATTTGCATTACTGCTTTGAACCCGAGGAATTAAAAGAACCCCTACGGTCCCGGGTCAAAAAGGAACCGGGACGGAAGGTGCTAATCTCCTTCGGCACCTTTCTGTCGGAGCGAAGGGATGTTATAGAGCGCCTGATGGAAGGCTTTTTAGACCAGGAGGACGACTGGCATATCTATGTTGCCGTGGGGGGGAATTCCGAGTTTTTCAATCGGTTTGATTCCCGAAGGGTAACCAAGGCTTCCTTTTTGCCTCAAAAAGCTCTGATGCCCCATATGGATTTAGTGGTGCATCACGGAGGGGCCAACAGTTTTACCGAGACCCTTTATTACGGGAAGCCGATGATGATCCTTCCCTTTTCCAGCGATCAGTTTGCCGTGGCCTTCGATGCCCAGGAGAACAAAATCGGGGCGGTACTGGATCCCAATCATATCACCAAAGAGGCCTTTGATGCCGCCATGGAAAAGCTCCGATCCCGGGAGGTAAACCAAGCTCTTCAGTTTTGGCGGGAAAAAGCCGTGGAAAAAGGGCCCCGAAAGGGAGCCCGTTGGATTTTGGAGCTTATGTCCTAG
- the deoD gene encoding purine-nucleoside phosphorylase gives MIPTPHIEAKNKSEIAKTVLMPGDPLRAKFIADTFLEDVVKFNQVRNVLGYTGTYKGRKISVMASGMGMPSIGIYSYELYNFYGVENIIRIGSCGGYTDKVKLYDVILAKDAWSESSYAKVQGGYDRDVIEGTEVLNERLLNYAKDLGIPMHTERIHSSDVFYRENFEEYKEIYEKHGCVGVEMEAFALFHNAKVLGKKAACLLTVSDNLATKEATTSEERQNAFTNMMKIALEMAE, from the coding sequence ATGATACCAACACCCCATATTGAAGCAAAGAATAAAAGTGAGATTGCAAAAACCGTGCTGATGCCGGGAGACCCCCTGCGGGCGAAGTTCATTGCCGACACCTTTTTAGAGGATGTGGTAAAGTTTAATCAAGTGCGTAATGTTTTAGGTTATACCGGAACCTATAAAGGCCGAAAAATTTCGGTGATGGCCAGCGGTATGGGTATGCCCAGTATTGGGATTTATTCCTATGAGCTCTATAATTTTTACGGTGTGGAAAACATCATTCGAATCGGTTCCTGTGGAGGATATACCGATAAAGTAAAACTCTACGATGTGATCCTGGCTAAGGATGCCTGGAGCGAATCCAGTTATGCCAAGGTGCAGGGAGGATACGACCGGGATGTTATTGAAGGGACGGAAGTCTTAAATGAAAGATTGTTGAACTACGCAAAGGATCTGGGGATCCCCATGCACACCGAAAGAATCCACTCCTCCGATGTCTTTTATCGGGAAAATTTTGAGGAGTACAAGGAAATCTATGAAAAACACGGTTGTGTAGGGGTGGAAATGGAAGCCTTTGCCCTGTTCCATAATGCCAAGGTGCTAGGGAAAAAAGCGGCCTGCCTGCTGACGGTTTCCGATAATTTGGCCACAAAGGAGGCCACCACATCGGAAGAGCGGCAGAATGCTTTTACCAATATGATGAAAATTGCTTTGGAAATGGCGGAATAA
- the thiD gene encoding bifunctional hydroxymethylpyrimidine kinase/phosphomethylpyrimidine kinase — MKNLLTIAGSDSSGGAGIQADLKTFSAHRVFGMSVITAVTAQSTRGVFAVQDIDPGVIKKQIEAVFEDIAVHGIKIGMVSQIQTIQVIAETLKQYPYKNLVVDPVMISKSGFDLLQPEAKAALISHLLPMATVLTPNLPEAEEITGMKVQNLEDMKKAAVKIHSLGPAFVLIKGGHLQGDAMDILYDGSSFTTYTTKRVATKNTHGTGCTLSSAIAANLGKGESIQVAIKHAKAYITTAIEHSFSIGRGPGPVHHFYQLYHPDS, encoded by the coding sequence ATGAAAAATCTTTTAACCATTGCAGGATCCGACAGCTCCGGGGGTGCAGGCATTCAGGCAGACCTGAAGACCTTCTCCGCCCACAGGGTTTTCGGCATGAGTGTGATCACCGCCGTGACCGCGCAAAGTACCCGGGGGGTCTTTGCCGTACAGGATATCGACCCCGGGGTCATTAAAAAACAAATCGAAGCGGTTTTTGAAGACATTGCGGTCCATGGCATCAAAATCGGTATGGTTTCTCAAATCCAAACGATCCAAGTCATCGCCGAAACCTTAAAACAGTATCCCTATAAGAACCTGGTGGTGGATCCCGTAATGATTTCTAAAAGCGGTTTTGATCTGTTACAGCCCGAGGCAAAGGCCGCCCTGATCAGCCACCTTCTTCCCATGGCCACAGTCCTCACCCCGAATCTTCCCGAGGCCGAAGAGATCACCGGCATGAAGGTTCAAAATCTGGAGGATATGAAAAAAGCGGCTGTAAAAATCCACAGCTTAGGACCGGCCTTCGTATTAATCAAAGGGGGTCATCTCCAAGGGGATGCCATGGATATTCTCTACGACGGAAGCTCCTTTACAACCTATACAACCAAACGGGTAGCCACAAAAAATACCCACGGCACCGGCTGCACCCTCTCCTCCGCCATCGCCGCGAACCTGGGGAAGGGGGAGAGTATTCAGGTGGCCATTAAACATGCCAAAGCCTATATCACCACAGCCATTGAGCATTCCTTCTCCATCGGCAGGGGTCCCGGACCGGTACACCATTTTTATCAGCTGTATCATCCGGATTCTTAA
- a CDS encoding class I SAM-dependent methyltransferase, protein MSDVKKTLDQCRKPQGQEGKEIVEKMNKNHYEVTGWGLQMLTLEDDSQVVDLGCGGGKTVQRLAIHTPQGKVFGLDYSEDCVEWANELNHQEVEEGRVVIIRGDVTETPFEEENFDVATAVETVYFWPDMVKAFKEVHRILKKEGQFLIVNEAFPDEGHQEKNKTYEEEGDMVIPTPEELENWLKKAGFKEVTIELEKEKNWLRALAQK, encoded by the coding sequence ATGAGTGATGTAAAGAAAACCTTGGACCAATGCCGCAAACCCCAGGGGCAGGAAGGCAAAGAAATCGTTGAAAAAATGAATAAAAATCATTATGAGGTTACGGGCTGGGGGCTTCAAATGCTCACCCTGGAGGATGACTCCCAAGTGGTTGATTTAGGCTGCGGCGGCGGAAAGACCGTGCAGCGCCTGGCCATTCATACCCCCCAGGGAAAAGTTTTCGGTCTGGATTATTCCGAGGACTGTGTAGAGTGGGCGAATGAGTTGAATCATCAAGAAGTTGAAGAGGGCAGGGTTGTGATTATCCGTGGGGATGTTACGGAGACTCCCTTCGAGGAGGAAAACTTTGATGTGGCCACGGCGGTGGAAACCGTTTATTTTTGGCCGGATATGGTAAAAGCCTTCAAAGAAGTCCACCGGATTTTAAAAAAAGAGGGACAGTTTTTAATCGTAAATGAGGCCTTCCCCGATGAAGGGCATCAGGAAAAAAATAAGACCTATGAAGAAGAGGGGGATATGGTCATCCCTACCCCGGAGGAATTGGAGAACTGGCTGAAAAAAGCGGGATTTAAAGAAGTCACCATTGAACTGGAAAAAGAAAAAAACTGGTTGAGAGCCCTGGCGCAAAAATAA
- the thiM gene encoding hydroxyethylthiazole kinase, with the protein MNLSQAFESMLNNIRKESPLIHHITNYVTANDSANAVLALGGSPVMADAEEEVEEMVAFASALVLNMGTLNSQRTHSILLAGKRANALGIPVILDPVGLGTTKLRQSLMAKILQEVSLTVIRGNLSEIMHLYDPSVVPRGVDSILSSGEGAEEIAKVLAQRHHCTVAITGEFDVVSNGRVTYRIGNGTSHLSKITGTGCMSSSLIGLCCASGAPPLHAALLGLSIMGISGEIAGEGLQPGEGLGSFKVRLFDAFSHFTIKDYLERGKIYEVQE; encoded by the coding sequence ATGAACCTGTCCCAAGCCTTTGAAAGCATGCTGAATAACATCCGTAAAGAGTCTCCACTGATTCATCATATCACCAATTATGTAACCGCTAATGACAGCGCCAATGCGGTCCTTGCCCTCGGGGGCAGTCCGGTAATGGCCGATGCCGAAGAAGAGGTGGAGGAAATGGTGGCTTTTGCCTCGGCCCTGGTATTAAATATGGGCACCTTAAACTCCCAACGAACCCATTCCATCCTTCTGGCGGGAAAAAGAGCCAATGCCCTGGGGATCCCTGTAATTCTCGATCCTGTAGGCCTGGGTACTACAAAGCTTCGCCAAAGCCTTATGGCAAAGATTCTACAAGAAGTGTCGCTGACGGTGATCCGGGGCAACCTATCGGAGATCATGCATCTTTACGATCCTTCCGTTGTCCCAAGAGGGGTGGATTCCATCTTATCCTCTGGGGAAGGGGCCGAGGAAATTGCAAAGGTCCTGGCCCAGCGCCATCACTGCACCGTTGCCATTACCGGGGAATTCGATGTGGTTTCCAACGGCAGGGTTACCTACCGTATTGGAAACGGCACTTCCCATCTTTCAAAAATTACCGGTACCGGTTGTATGTCTTCTTCCCTTATCGGACTGTGCTGCGCCTCCGGGGCACCGCCCCTTCATGCCGCCCTGCTGGGACTGAGTATCATGGGGATTTCCGGTGAAATCGCAGGAGAGGGGCTGCAGCCCGGGGAAGGCTTGGGGAGTTTTAAAGTCCGGCTCTTCGACGCTTTTAGTCACTTTACCATCAAGGATTATCTGGAAAGGGGAAAAATTTATGAAGTCCAGGAATGA
- a CDS encoding MFS transporter: MEKKNKIFIMMMIAMVLGYLPWYNFSAVLSQIVAEFALSSRDTGMILSAFQVGYVIVVLITGWLSDKVGPKKVVAWATLITAISSTLFVFLARGFLSILLLRLVTGLSAGAIYVPGMALLSNWFPKNERGKVIGGYTAALTMAYGGGYFIAAPLASRYSWEVGILATSLPVFIAAILVFLFVEEKPGEENRLKTEKDHSGIENNTVKDTVKDAVKAKKVHKEEESEKAPGVKAAPQGGYRGPVLITTGYMGHMWELYAFWGWIGPFMVASALAAGYGEAQAIALGGRLAAMIILLGAPGSWFFGIVADRWGRINTLMLASICSLVAQLFFGFLYGQSMVLIVIVGLWIGLWVVADSGIYKAGLTEMTDEGIRGTALGVQSAVGYGMTMLSPFVFGSVLEVFNQGAADPTRAVNWGVPFMMLGMGALLAPISGWLLKRSPQAKLMNEKEQ; the protein is encoded by the coding sequence ATGGAAAAAAAGAATAAAATTTTTATCATGATGATGATTGCCATGGTCCTGGGATACTTACCCTGGTATAATTTCTCCGCGGTACTGAGCCAGATCGTAGCGGAGTTTGCCCTGTCGTCCCGAGACACGGGAATGATTTTATCCGCTTTTCAGGTAGGCTATGTGATCGTGGTGCTAATTACCGGTTGGCTTTCGGATAAAGTCGGGCCCAAAAAGGTGGTGGCCTGGGCAACCTTGATCACCGCCATCTCCTCCACCCTTTTTGTGTTCCTTGCCCGGGGATTTTTGAGCATCCTGTTGCTGCGTCTTGTGACAGGATTATCCGCAGGGGCCATCTACGTGCCCGGAATGGCCTTGCTGTCAAACTGGTTTCCCAAAAATGAACGGGGAAAAGTGATTGGAGGGTATACCGCCGCCTTGACCATGGCCTATGGGGGAGGGTATTTTATTGCGGCTCCCTTAGCCTCCCGTTATAGCTGGGAAGTAGGAATTTTGGCCACATCCCTTCCGGTGTTTATTGCAGCCATACTGGTGTTTCTTTTCGTAGAAGAAAAACCCGGGGAGGAAAATCGGCTCAAAACAGAGAAGGATCATTCGGGAATAGAAAATAATACAGTGAAAGATACAGTGAAAGATGCAGTGAAAGCTAAAAAAGTACATAAGGAAGAAGAGTCGGAAAAAGCGCCGGGGGTGAAAGCGGCTCCCCAGGGAGGCTACCGGGGTCCGGTGCTGATCACCACCGGTTACATGGGCCATATGTGGGAACTCTATGCCTTTTGGGGATGGATCGGTCCCTTTATGGTGGCCAGTGCCTTGGCCGCAGGCTATGGGGAGGCCCAAGCCATCGCCCTGGGCGGCCGGCTGGCGGCGATGATTATTCTTCTCGGAGCCCCCGGGTCCTGGTTCTTCGGCATCGTGGCGGACCGATGGGGAAGGATTAACACTTTAATGCTGGCCTCGATTTGCAGCTTGGTGGCCCAGCTGTTCTTTGGATTCCTGTATGGCCAGTCCATGGTACTGATTGTGATCGTGGGTCTTTGGATCGGCCTCTGGGTAGTGGCGGACTCCGGGATTTATAAGGCGGGGCTGACGGAGATGACCGATGAAGGCATTCGAGGCACCGCCCTGGGGGTACAGTCCGCTGTGGGCTATGGTATGACCATGCTCTCCCCCTTTGTCTTCGGCAGTGTGCTGGAAGTCTTCAATCAGGGAGCGGCGGACCCCACCCGGGCGGTTAATTGGGGGGTTCCCTTTATGATGCTGGGCATGGGAGCCCTATTGGCCCCAATTTCCGGATGGCTGTTAAAAAGAAGTCCCCAGGCAAAACTGATGAACGAAAAAGAGCAGTGA
- a CDS encoding sodium:solute symporter family transporter — MISSSLIYAIIILTVMAFTAIGVIYSRGKFESLDDFVTARGTAGTKILSTTFLASFLGVFILFTPPEAGSIGGITTIIGYALGLASLYIAFMILSPKIRNYLPKGSTLNDFARKRYGKKMYLLVLLLSIFYMFVHLVAELTAISLVAYELAGIPLIFTALFVGVGTMIYIAYGGLRASMFTDMIQMVFVLVLLLVTTVGVVYYLGGIGNMITLSTENAPELFDFRNLGGIEFGLTLGIAVFVANLFHQGYWQRVYSGKNDRSIRKSLIFSIIIAVPVMLLTGFFGILSTGLGFGENPSVALFSLVYGIFPRGLIILVFILALVLVMSTVDTLLNGMVATFSANSRGILKDMETRSLLRFARALTLVIILPATLIAAQGYSVLYLFLVADLLCAGVVFPLFYGLFNKYVTENTALLASLLGIASGIPFFMADRLLVSFTLPIVISGAVTLMGTAYGKKQLAKNS, encoded by the coding sequence ATGATTTCATCTTCGCTTATTTATGCAATCATTATCCTTACCGTCATGGCTTTCACCGCCATCGGCGTCATTTACAGTCGGGGAAAGTTTGAATCCCTGGACGATTTTGTCACCGCCCGGGGCACTGCCGGCACCAAGATTCTTTCCACGACTTTTTTGGCCTCCTTTTTAGGGGTGTTTATTCTATTCACACCCCCGGAGGCGGGATCCATCGGCGGGATCACCACGATTATCGGCTATGCCCTGGGGCTGGCAAGTCTTTACATCGCTTTTATGATCCTCAGCCCCAAAATCCGTAACTATCTGCCTAAGGGCAGTACCTTAAACGACTTTGCACGAAAAAGATACGGTAAGAAAATGTACCTCCTGGTTCTTTTGTTGTCCATCTTTTATATGTTTGTGCATCTTGTGGCGGAGCTTACGGCGATTAGTCTTGTGGCCTATGAACTTGCGGGGATCCCCCTTATATTCACGGCCCTGTTCGTCGGTGTGGGCACCATGATTTATATCGCCTACGGAGGCCTTCGGGCTTCCATGTTTACGGATATGATCCAAATGGTGTTTGTGCTGGTGCTGCTTCTCGTTACCACCGTCGGTGTGGTGTATTACCTCGGGGGGATCGGAAACATGATTACCCTCAGCACTGAAAACGCGCCGGAACTGTTCGACTTCCGAAACCTGGGCGGGATTGAGTTCGGCCTGACCCTGGGAATCGCCGTATTTGTGGCGAATTTATTTCATCAGGGCTACTGGCAGCGGGTGTACTCCGGTAAGAATGACCGGTCCATCAGAAAATCCCTGATCTTTAGCATTATCATCGCCGTTCCCGTTATGCTCCTCACCGGATTTTTCGGGATCCTTTCCACGGGACTGGGCTTCGGAGAAAACCCCTCGGTGGCTCTTTTTTCTCTGGTTTACGGCATCTTCCCCAGGGGACTGATCATCCTCGTCTTTATTCTGGCCCTGGTGCTGGTGATGAGTACCGTGGATACCCTGTTAAACGGAATGGTGGCCACCTTCAGTGCCAATAGCCGGGGGATTTTAAAAGACATGGAAACCCGCTCCCTCCTTCGTTTTGCCAGAGCCTTAACCTTAGTAATCATTCTTCCCGCTACTCTAATCGCTGCCCAGGGCTACAGTGTGCTGTACTTATTCTTAGTGGCGGATCTTCTTTGTGCCGGGGTGGTTTTCCCATTGTTTTACGGCCTTTTCAATAAATATGTTACGGAGAATACCGCCCTTTTGGCCTCCTTACTGGGCATCGCCTCCGGGATCCCCTTTTTCATGGCCGACCGGCTCCTGGTAAGTTTCACGTTACCGATTGTGATCTCCGGGGCGGTTACCCTGATGGGAACCGCCTATGGCAAAAAACAGCTTGCAAAGAATTCCTAG
- the thiE gene encoding thiamine phosphate synthase, whose protein sequence is MKSRNERHNKQNISYRLYLVSDEGVLGGRDFLKSLEAAILGGITVLQLRHKEGSSQAFYHRALKVKKLTEYYGVPLIINDRVDIALAVNAEGVHLGQQDLPVTVARRLLGPDKIIGASTATVQEAKEAEAEGADYIGVGALFPTATKNNTRSVSLERLRIIKNSLCIPVVGIGGLTKENIPSVLNTGVDGVAVVSAILAQEDIQQAAKDLTKIH, encoded by the coding sequence ATGAAGTCCAGGAATGAACGACACAATAAACAAAATATTTCCTATCGCCTGTACCTGGTTTCCGATGAAGGGGTCCTGGGGGGCAGGGATTTTCTGAAAAGCCTGGAGGCGGCGATTCTGGGAGGGATCACCGTCCTGCAGCTTCGCCATAAGGAAGGATCTTCCCAAGCCTTTTACCATCGGGCCCTGAAAGTAAAAAAATTGACGGAGTACTACGGGGTTCCCCTGATCATCAATGACCGGGTGGATATTGCCCTGGCGGTTAATGCCGAAGGGGTTCACCTGGGCCAACAGGACCTTCCCGTTACCGTAGCTCGAAGGCTCCTGGGTCCCGATAAAATCATCGGTGCTTCCACCGCCACTGTTCAAGAAGCGAAAGAAGCGGAAGCGGAGGGAGCGGATTACATCGGTGTGGGGGCTTTATTTCCAACGGCAACAAAAAATAATACCCGAAGCGTGTCCCTGGAGAGGCTTCGGATCATTAAAAACAGCCTATGCATTCCCGTTGTAGGGATCGGCGGGCTTACCAAGGAGAATATCCCCTCGGTGCTTAATACCGGGGTTGACGGGGTGGCCGTGGTTTCCGCCATCCTCGCCCAGGAGGACATTCAACAGGCAGCCAAAGACTTGACCAAAATCCACTAA